A segment of the Anopheles cruzii chromosome 2, idAnoCruzAS_RS32_06, whole genome shotgun sequence genome:
ACAAACGGTGAATGACCAGATGCGTCAATGATGAAAAGTAAACTAACGAGCGAGGGAGCCGGAAACAAATCTAGGAACTAGACAGACAGTTCTGCTGGATCGAAGTTGAGCTGGAACGCCTATGCAGATCATAGGTTTCGTTCGATCGACCATTAATGGACACTGTACTTACTCGATCATCGAAAAGTGTCCCTCGTCCAAGTCGGCGCTGACCAGCTTGTGGTTGAAGTTCAGGTGAATGTTTGGATACTTTTCGGCGGCTGAAAGAAAAGCgtggaaacagaaaacggaaaaacggaatCCTTACAAATGTCGTTCCATTGGCGCACCCGAAGTGTAATCCTACACTCCGAGTGGAATTCTTTGTAGCAATTACCGTTGAGCAGCACCTCGTTCAGATGCTTACGACCGACGGAGTAGATGCACTGCTTGGTGTTCGCATCGTACGGCACAACCTTCCGCTGGCCGCTCAGATCGTGTAGCATCCGGCCCGCCATCGGTATACCGTGACCAAGCAGGGCTTCCTCCAGGCCAACTTCGGCCAGGGCACGGCGCCCACGCGCAGACAGGGCGAGGTTGATACTGCGCCCAACCACCAGCTCGGCCGTGCGAATGTCTATTGTGTCGATTATATGTATCGATTACGCTACAGATTATTGATCCGCATCGATGGGTTGAGCGTGTACTTTACCTTCTCGATACTCGTACAGATTCACTTCGTGGCCCTTCTTGCCCAGATGGAGGGCTAACAGGGAGCCAACCTGCGGAAAGAACACCAAAACATTTATAGAACAGAGTTCGCGAGTAAAAAAGGCCAAGTGTGGTCGATTGAGGTTAACCTAATTGTAGTTAACAAGTGAAAATGATAAGTAATACACGTGCTAGATCAGTGACAGATTTTCACCACTCAATAGCGATCACTGTACATTGTCGAATTGAATTTCGCACAGAGACGTTTTCAGGCGCCCGCAAACTGGGATTAGGTTACCGAGCGTAGGTCACTCACCAGTCCTCCGCCAACGATCGCGATATCCAGCGGTTGATGCAAGCTGCCATTcgtgtttgttcgtttgtatTGATACCCAATGTCCGTTGTTGCCATGATGTTTGTATTGTTGGCAAAATCTCGTTCGTTTTGCATAAACAGCTTCTCCGCTGTAATCAACGTATCAAGCGTCCTTGCGATACGTTTTCACTGCCGAGTTCTCGGGACGCGAGTTCTACACACGAGCGATCGCGAGGTGCTGCCACTGTGCCAAGTGCTGAAACGGAACTGACCCGGTGCCGGCACACGGCTGAGCAGTAAAAGCTACGGTAGCGCTTCTATCTGTGCCTCCTCTCGCGTCCCTTTGTGCCGCTATTGGCCTCTACTATCTTCGGCATGTGCGTTTACTCGCTACGCTCCAGGGCACTTCGAGCTACCGGATGGACAGTTGAGCCGGGTTCGTTATCATAGGCACaatagttttttttggtttcttccTTCACTAATGTGATCATGCCGCCTTCGTCACCGAAAGCCTACCGGggattgttttttatttagtcAAACAGGAAGCCTATTTCAGAAAGCGTTCTTTAAAGATGAAATGTTGCTAATCGACGAACAAACTACAGTCGTTGCGAGGCAAACATTAATTGCTCAAAGAAAAACAGTCTTTGTTGCAGCAAAAGATTAAACTGTCCCTAGCTCCGGAGGCCACTGGCGCGATTGTTGGGTAATCCGTATTAATAGTTTCAGCGTCTGTGACCCACGAGAAAAGTGCTGGTCGGGCTTGTCCGCCGCGGGCAGCGTGATTGTAGAAGGGAAAAGTATACAAATTACTGTGCGTACTCTGCGCTATCGCCGGAAGCTTTTTACTTCATTTGGCAATTTACGGCCAACAGTGTGGGTTTGCACGAGTTTTTTGCGGTAGATTATGGTTGATTACGCTTTATTTTCAttgatgctgccggtggccgtgagAATTCAGGACAGGCAGGCGAGTTATCACCATGAAGCCGTTGCGTAGACTGAAAGTCTAAAAATGtctgaaagaaaagaaacaaacgtttgttttcggttgttgAAAACACCACAGTTCATTAGCCTATTGAACTCCAACATTGTATGATCTGCCAATGGCCAATCTTTAGTGATTGCAATTAAGTAATGAATAAGCCGTgaaattttctttaaataaataaattaaacatatTAAAATTCAGTGCAGAAAAAATGTGCATTGTGaagatttttttctcgtcGACATCAATCTCCGCTGATTGTTCTATCAAAGGACTATCACATTTACTATACAATGAGGACCAAATGTGATCTGTTTTTTGCAAATTGAAATCTTTTTTCATTCAGCGAAAAGGTTATCTGGATCTGGATGAACAAAATTCTGATAATGTATTAAGTCGAAGTGGCACGGACACACTTGGCAGCGGCATGTGACAAGAGGCAAGGGGCAAGGGGCGAAGTGGCACGAAAGCTGCGTtgtgaaagagagaaaagacACGTGTCTGGGCAGTAGATAGTGTGCGTTAGGCTTGGGGGCTTGGGGTAATCATGCGCAATGCTCCAGGCTCCACAGTCCCTGGTTCGTCGACATGACGTCACACTTCAAAACAAACGCGTGTTCCTTcgtgatggaggcgcacgcACCCATTTTTGCGTCCTTGGACTGGGCGGTGACATTTTGGGCGgacatttgtttttatgtAACTTACGATACAAGACGCCACGAACACAGGCCACCGgctattgttttgttgtgacTGGGTTGTCTAtttccgccaccggaagtgttACTAGTCGGAAGGTCGGCAAAGGTTCTGGGGTAAGGTGAACGTGTCGGGGTAAAGCAGCCGAGAGGCATTATGGGCGAAGGTTAGCATGTTTAGGCAGCCATTGTAAGGAAGGAAGCGATTAGTGTCCTTTCAATATCAAGCCGCCTGGAGGAATCGCGCATTGACTAGATTGATTGGCATCCTAGGAGTGCCGCAAGATGCTAATAGGGAGTGGTGGCAGCCGACTAGTGCTGCAGAATCGAATGAAAATCATTACCCGTAAGCTTCGGTTTTCGCCCCGACGTCGCTATTACTTTGCCGTGGCGTGTGCTACAATCTTAGTGCTGGTGTTGTTCGGAGTGGTCGCATACCTGGTGACAGGCGTTTACTACTGTTTCGATGTGCTCGTTGAgtggaaaatttcaaaaacagTAAGTACTCGTTGTGCAGTAAATGAAGATTACCTCAAATGGCAACACTTGCAGTGCAATCAGTACTACAGCAATGAAATCACGGGCTACATGTGCCCGGAGCTCTGTGCCGGGGACACGATATCGGAGTTTCGGTGCCCTTCCACCGACCAGGCGATGCTTCATCCCACACATCCTAACCGTTTCTTGGCGCGCAAAGCCCAACAGTTCGTAGTGCTGAAGGTAAGGCTGACCCAACGCAAATGAAAATTCCCCCGAGCGGGAAAATGGCTCGAACGAAGCTAGCTGATAGACCAATTCTCGTAAACCAGCATGCGGTACCGGATGCGAGCTATGAGAAGCTCTCGTGGATCGATAGTCATCGGCGGGAGGAACACTTTCCAACGGAATCCGAGTACGTTGGCATCGTGCGACGTTACATTGCGTTGCAGTATGATTTGCAGTTACCCTTCGATAAGCTAAACAATTTGCTCAAGCTGAAGAACAAGAACAATCACGTCCTATTTCACGCTAGCATGCGCAACAGCTGGAACCTCATACAAAACAACGAGTACCTGCTGAGTCGACTGTACGAGGAGAAGGAAATCTTTCCGCAGGTGATCGGTACCTGCGGCGATCTGTTCATCACCGAGCTGCTGGAGACGGTCGAGTTCGACGAACGGCGGTATCACTTTACGAATCACATTGATCTATCCAAGTGGCGGTACCACATCAAGGTGGCCGTCCTGATACTGGACTATCTGGAGGAGATGGCTCAGAATAGGTTCCAGATGTGTTCGGTTATACTGGCCGGGTTCGGTATCAGCGACAGTCGCATGAAATACCACGATCTCCGCTACATTGTACCGGAGGCGTCAATCGATCGTAAGCTTTCGGATGGACGTTCGTGCCAGTCGGATAATGATTGCTTTTATTACGATTGCCGGAGCCGTTGCAACACAACAGTCCATCAGTGTACAACCCGGTTGCTGAACAACAACCTGCAGATTGTTTGCGAGAAGGTAGGAGACTCGATCGAAATAGAAGTTTCATACTACATTCAACTTTCTCATGCTGTCTCATTGTTAGATAT
Coding sequences within it:
- the LOC128268165 gene encoding divergent protein kinase domain 1B; the protein is MLIGSGGSRLVLQNRMKIITRKLRFSPRRRYYFAVACATILVLVLFGVVAYLVTGVYYCFDVLVEWKISKTCNQYYSNEITGYMCPELCAGDTISEFRCPSTDQAMLHPTHPNRFLARKAQQFVVLKHAVPDASYEKLSWIDSHRREEHFPTESEYVGIVRRYIALQYDLQLPFDKLNNLLKLKNKNNHVLFHASMRNSWNLIQNNEYLLSRLYEEKEIFPQVIGTCGDLFITELLETVEFDERRYHFTNHIDLSKWRYHIKVAVLILDYLEEMAQNRFQMCSVILAGFGISDSRMKYHDLRYIVPEASIDRKLSDGRSCQSDNDCFYYDCRSRCNTTVHQCTTRLLNNNLQIVCEKIFLGTAGEPGILVTEKSPNRLLRILERCAHPVSKADTDKVRPWGASNMVKKQLYNELTSIYEQLASSIYS